The DNA window atttggtcgtacgatttttttttgaattggcagttaaaacaatttgtttacatgAACGCCGAGAAAATAACACCTATTTCGCGTTTATACAAGCGAGTTCAACTTGTTGCAAGCGACCGTGcaaccaaatcaaaatcatttgatttggtcgtacgaccaaattgGCCTTGCAACCTTAtctgtcaaatcccatacatTTGCCTTGCAACTAGTCGTATACGACCGAGCAATGACACCAGCCTTAGGGCCCAAACCAGGTTCTATAGGAACTAGCGTAAGAAATTTAGTTTCTTACAGTTTAGATAGCCACTTTTGAACCCGAGATGtgaaatgaataaacattatttttgtatATCAATTGCAACCATAATTTCGTAACTTGTACGTACATCGATAATATCCGAAAAGTGTCTTCCATCGATGAAAACGTGGTCATTTTGGGAATATGTCTGCTCTGGTGATCTACAGTGAGGTTCTGGAAATGGCGGAGATATTAGGGTCAGCAAGGCCTCTCCCTCAACCCCTTGTCTTGTCGGAGGGCCTACGAATCCTAGCTGtttctatctctatctctatctctatctctatctctatctctatctctatctctatctctatctctatctctatctctatctctatctctatctctatctctatctctatctctatctctatctctatctctatctctatctctatctctatctctatctctatctctatctctatctctatctctatctctatctctatctctatctctatctctatctctatctctatctctatctctatctctatctctatctctatctctatctctatctctatctctatctctatctctatctctatctctatctctatctctatctctatctctatctctatctctatctctatctctatctctatctctatctctatctctatctctatctctatctctatctctatctctatctaaAGTATAGATATCTCTATACAAAGAATGAGGAGGAATACAAACAACGGTTTGGCTtagatttaatatttttttaagggAAATAAATATCGTAGttacaataattaaataaaaaattctcaaatttctttttcatttatccGTATTCTATCGAAATTTGCGAATATcgtaaaaaaatccattcaagATGTCAGCCCCATATAGGTATACCTAATGTGTACACACTTTGGTTTGATTCGTTGAAATGTCAAACtcgaaatcaaaataaactGTCAACTAGAAACAATTCGGAATCCCTTTATCAAGAACGGCCGCAGTTCAGCTGAACGATAAAGTTAAATGGTGTAAGAAAAACCTTAATTAGTGAAGGGATTCATTGCAATTCATATCAATAGTAAAGAAGTCTTTAGTTCCACTCGGAGGTGTACGGTTTCTCAGTTACtatcttgtaaaattttcgacacaaacacaacaggTATTTGGGATCAATTGTTTacctaacaaaacaaaccttaATAAAGATTTCACATTCTGTTAAATCATTAATTTCTTCCAGCTCCAGTTTGATTGATAAATCATTCTATATTACACCGCTTTCACCGCACTACATTGAATCAAAATAATCCGGAAAAAGGTAAAGCTTCAATTCGGAAGCCATCGATTAGGTAAGGATAGTTTGTGTTGCACCAACGTCGACGTATATTAGCTGTGTGTTAGAAGATTAACGATTGTTTATTACTTTTAGTATCGGTACGGAAATTGATAGGTGAAGGACTTTCAGACTTTAAGACTGTTAAGTTAGCTTGAAAGCAACGATACCGCTGTTGATATAGGACAGAACGTTCCGATTGCCGACACTGTGCCTGAAGTCGTTAACAATTGGGTGTAAAAGGTATGTAACGTTTCTTAAACACAATAAGTTTACGCTTTAGATTGCAAATTTTACCATAGTTGTTGAATAGCTCATCTTTGCGACATTCTTTAGCCTTTTGACGGAGGCCAACCACTGCAGAATTAAGTTGCTGCTGTAATGTATAAAATGTACTACCTAAACAGTCTAGCTAAACAACAATAAGATATTCAAATACAAAATtcgattttattcaaaatatcaATAGATACGTTTATCATCATCTAGTAACACAATACCATTTTCGATAGGCTACTGTAGAATCATTTTGCACGAACGGAGTCATTTATAATGTACGACAATTTTCTATTGTTTGTAAACCGGTCCAAAATATGCCAAACGGcctatttttttaactattgggggttttttttgggggatggCAAGAAATTGGCCATTACTATTAACAGAACAGAAGATTCACTTGCTTTGCACTATTGTGGGGTTTTGTAGTTTGATCTCAGGTTTAAATTGAGTAGATAAGTTTAATAGTTGTTTTAGCAGGATGGTTTTAGTTTGAATGCTCGTTTAATttaagtgtatttttttaattgtttttttttttaatgtaattttgttTCGCTCTCTAATACACATATTCTCTTTCCATTGATTAAGATCGTAAATTTAGAATATATTACCCTTGTTATTCATCCATCTAACATTAGAATTATTCGTTAATCATTTACGCTAcaacaattttctttaaatctaATTAGTAATGACTTCTTTTCccacttgtgtgtgtgtgtttttgtttgtttaatttttacaatgctattctttgttttttttctttaattactCTTCAATACACATTCTATAAATTCAATTCTCAATCAATCATCTAGTTTCATACTATGTTCCTCTTTAGTGGATacaccaccccccccccccccgggggggggggagtcaTACATCACGTACATTGTGTTGTGTATAGTAAAATTGACATTCACAATTCACAAATTGAGATATACATCTCTACTATTCGATTAGCGTTTAGTGAACACCTAAGCAATGAGATACGATCATTTGAGAGTAATTGTTAGATATTTCTGAAATCCGAATCCGAGCAGTTTCGGACGAAATTCGGCCTAGATCTTGTTTTGGGTTTACGTGCTGCAGCAAAATGGAATACGTAACGAGCATCACAGGcctacttgtttttttttgtttggcacaCTGTATCGGTCCCAATTTGGTCCGTGTTGAGCAAATTGTCACTGAATTAAAGAGAGCTCGTATGAAATTAACCCTTTAGACATGGCTATTGAACCGGAGGTAATTTAATATCACTACTCACTGTCAGAAGTAAAGTGAATGTAACTGTTACGATGCGCACACTAGACGTTGCTCTCGTTTTTGCGCGCTTGCGGGATGTGCTTGTTGGTGGTGAGTGAGGCGCAGGAGCTTACCGGCGAACCATGCGACTCGACACTTTCCGTACCGGTGGGATTAAACCCATCCACAGCGATAATGTGTCTTTCCGTCGGATGTACAGTGTTTTTCCTTCGCCCGAAGCCACTGTTTGGCGATGAATGTTCCGCCAGGTTCACCAGCAATGGGAAGGTTTCGTTTCGTATCTCTATTGTAGTGGCGAGGGTCTCCTGAGTGCCTGCCAGCTTGATCGGTGTTATTGGTTTGATGGATTTGCTGTAAGATGCTTTCGTGGTGTCACTGTTGTTGCcgtttttgttataaaaaacgGGAAAGTGTGACTCCAGCAAACCGGCCTTTACCGGCGGTGATGGCAAAGCGGGAACTGTGTGGATCGGGTAAACATTATTATTGTCCTCGTTTCCTGCTTGTGACGAAGATGCACTCCAGTCGTTTGGTGGCCAACCGCTTGCACCGGCATTGCTATCCGGTTGGAGGCCTTTGTTGATGAAAGCATTGCCGCTGGCAACTTCACTGGGTTTgctaaatttgaaaatgttaaacGACGTGTACTTATAATTGTAACATTCTCGGTGGTTGAACTTCTGGCAGCATTTGCCGTGCGGCGTGCTGCGACATGGACAGGTCGGGCAGCTAGAGCTGCACCGTGTTGCGTTATCACTGACCTTACCGAACGCTCTTCTTGTCTCGGTAGCATTTTCATTGAGTATATCTGGCACCAGAATGCTTTTATTACCGTTGGAAGCAAGTGGCGGAATATTTTTCTCACTGATTGTAGCTAGAATGCCGTTCTCCTCCATTGTATTTACAGGCTGCTCGTTATCGTAACTCTCCAGGGTGGTACTCGAATCGGACGATGGTTGATTTAGGACGAATATTTTGCCCATCCGCTTGTACTGGTAAACGGTGCGAGCATCTTCGGCGCAGGTTGATAAATTGCCGCTCACTTTCGGTGTGCGCCGCAACACTTTCGGTGTGTGAAGTTGCGATTCCACCGCCTGTAAGTCACCGACACGCATCGGCCGTGGTTCCTTGCCATTTTCTAACGCCTTGTCTAGCCCGCCCGTCATACCGGTGGAAATGCTTGCCCGCGAACTTATGCTGGACAGTTCGGACAAACTTTCCGGACTGGCGAGCGGTGCCATACCGAACCAATCGTCGTGGATTAGgtcaattttttgtatttcgtaGGAATTTCTGCGTGTGATGCCGAGCGACAGGTTGTCCGCCCGGTACGCCGCCGTACCGCCGGACGTGGTAGGTTGAAACATGAGGTACATATCGTTTCGCGTAGGATTAGCTGAGGCGATAAAATTTAACGTTTTGGCGGCGGTACCGCTGGTAACCGAAGGAACACGGGTAACGGTTGCCATTGTCGATGGAACCGCGCTTTGTACTTCCGCTAAAATCACAGTTGTTACTTCGCTCGGCCCTGAGATGCTCTTAGGAATTCCGCTATCTTCCACTAGGCTGGACTGTGCACTGTGCGGTCCGAGCACACTGTCGGCGATTGATGATGGTTTCGAAATATCGATCTGGTGCTGCCCGAGTGCCGCTGAGTTGAGGGACTCACCGCGCTGTAGCTGTAGCAATTGCATATTGGTAAAAGAAGTTTCCAGACAGATCTTATGTTGTACGACAGGTGAAGCGAGATTTGGTTGAAGTGTTTGGCTTACGATTGACTGTTCTCCTGCGGTTCTCGACCCTTCTTCCGTGTCCGTAGAAATAAGAGGAGGATTAGTGAATTGCCGATTCGGTTTTTGCGGTCCAATAGATGCTACGAcctgcaagcaaaaaaaaaagagttgctTGTAAATTTAAAAGCTGTTTTTTAGCATAATTTTATACTAATAAAAATTTGCAGTACTTTAAAAATggattattttattgttttaatttttgaaaaaaaaaattcttttcttgttttagaTGCATCCCCAAGAGGAAGCCATGGATGTTGATGAAGTCCCAGAAAATATGAACtcaaattttaatgcgatCAGAAAACGGACCCGCAACGGTAGCAGAATTCGTAATCTAAATGTTTCTCTTGCAAAACGGGAGCATAAAAATGTAAGTCGACACATGCGAACTAACGAAGCAACCTGTACGGTGTGGTTATTCCTAAAGCTACTACTGATTGTTGCTTGTGTAGGTGTTTTAATTGTGTACGTAAACAATAGCGACAAGTTGGgtcaacatttaaaaaacaattactaTATGGCTTACGAGCAATTGTCTCAACTATCGAACGATCTATGTACGAAACGTCAAGCTAACTTTACACCCATACTGGAATTAATCGATGGTAATATTATAGGCCAACAGCATTTGCACGGTGAGCTGGATGAATGGTTTCGAACCGTTGGAAACTCTTCATTTAGCTGCGCATTATTCGTAGGAGCAACGGGTGTGGGTAAAAGTTTTACTGCCAACATCATTGCGAAACATTATCCATATCCGATGAACGTTTTACACGTGTCGGGTAAAGAGTTCAGCGATGAGAAAAGGCGACATGCAGCATTTAAGATGGCCGTTTTCAAAATCCTTCAAGAAGCGCTGTCGCAAGGCAAATGTACGTACTATATGCTTGTGTTGGATTATTTAAGCCACGACGATATGCCATTCGTGAGGAAAATAAGCGACCGGTTACGAGTGTTGAGTAATTCCCATCATTTAATGCTGCAAGCACTGTTCGTATTTCGAGGGACTGCGCGTAATTTAGACAAGGATACCATCCAACAAACAATACCTGAGGCACGATTCATAAAATTTGCCCGCCTTGGTAGAAACGAGTTAGAATATTGTATTCGGCGCGAAGCGTTAAAGATTGGCATTGATTTGAGGGATAGAGATTACATCGTGGAGCTGGTGGCAAATCAAATTAACGAGACGAGACACGGCTGCAAACCGGTTCGTGCAAAATTGAGTTTGTATTCCGTttaataacaaagaaaaaaaaacattccaggGACAGTTAGTATAATGTAGACAATAAACAAAGTgttaaaatgtgcaaaaatgtACAATCTTTACTTACCTTTTCGAGTGCTGCTAACACTGTGTCGGGCATGTGATCTTGAATCATGACAGGCGATATTAAAACCTCATCGAAATCCTTATTGTCAGCCCAAATAGCTTGATACACTGGGTCTCGTTTTTTCAGCATTTGTCTAGCGCGAttgtaattatatttataaatgagTTATTAGTTATAAAATGAGATCCGTAACACTTAAGAtttagaaaaagaagaagaaacagaaaaaaattaaagtaaaccATACTTACTCCTCTTGGATTGGATGGTGTCGTACGATATGTATGATGCGGCCAGGTGGATAAAGTGGATGATGAAGGGTTAGCGCTATGGAATTATCGTTCGGGTGTACCGTGCTTTGGCGCGCACTGTTACGTTCCTGCTTATATCGCTGCACGTTTGAATCCTTGgtcgacatcatcatcacggaTGTCGGTTCCGgtccacagcagcaacagatcGCGGAACAAGCgatagttttccattttggatCGATACTACGCTGGATGGCATTGATCAAATCTGCCCTTAGCGCTTCCATCTGGTAGAGACCAATTCGTGGCACAACATCCTTGCCCACCACCACGGAAGTGATGAACGATTTGCTGTACTCTACCGCAGGCATACTAGCGTAGGCGAGATGTAAAAAAGCCCCATTATAAATTGATAATCATGTGTGGCGCGATAATTTGTTGAAGTTTACCTCAGTAACCCACCCGGTGGTGAGTAGCTGTAACAGTGCAGCACATCGTACTGCTGCTTCATCAGTATTGCCAATATAGACGCTGTACCGGCACCGAGCGAATGGCCTACCAGTATCAACCCGAAGCGTTGCGTACCACGGGCAGGATTGTGTTTAAGGGCACGTTGGATAAGATTTTCCTCTTCCAGCTTTTGCTTGATGTAGATCGCCGCCTGCACCATACCCTTGTGGCCGAGCCAATCCTCCCTCGGTGGATTCAGTGGTAACGGTTCACCTTCGGCATTCAAATCCGTCAATACATCCTTCATGCTAAGCGTACCGCGGATACTGATGACGATTTTATTGTAGTTATAATCAATCGCAACGAAGAATGGTGTTTCGGCGATATCGACATGATATGTAGCATAAATAACTTCAACCTAAAAGTAGAGATGCAAAGTAAAGCAGGGTGGAAGAGACAGAGATAGGGTACCATATGTTAAAAACCTTGGTAAAGAAACGGGGAATGTTCCAAAGTTCCTACACTATTACCTCTCCAAGTTCCAGCATCTTTTTGAGAGCGGCGTAATTACAGAAGCAACAGTTATCGTCCACCACATCGACTGTATTTCGTCTGCAAAAACAGTAACGCAACTCGGAAGCCAATTGACACACACCGGTGCTCGAGTGGCTCATGAGATACATGGGCCAACCGTATGCACCTTGCGCAAAATACATGTATCGAATAACAGTCTGTGAAAAGTGGAGTTCAATACATACATTAAATGTAATCAAAGTAACCTCAAAAACTGAAGAGAACATTTACCTGAAAATGATCATAATCTCCGGAATCATTTAGTGCCAGAAACTTAGTACCGGCGTTAATAGGGACACCAGATAAAAACTTGTGCGTTCCGTTCTTTTGCTAAAAACATATTCGCATAGAAAGAATCGTTAGTACAATGCCGGCGACCTTTGCCTGATGTTTGAAGAGTATGTTCTCACCTGCCGCACAATAACTTCACGTTCAAGCTTTTGA is part of the Anopheles funestus chromosome X, idAnoFuneDA-416_04, whole genome shotgun sequence genome and encodes:
- the LOC125772379 gene encoding diacylglycerol lipase-alpha isoform X2 gives rise to the protein MPGIVVFQRRWSVGSDDLVVPGLFLLVIHFIWLVVLMVMTLTFHFDRTENCVLQLWYFQIGYMVLLAVCMCLELSICVVSMRGSILDTEPRASMQYLLYGRVLLMLIDLGLLTVGITWLRDNYATCPAAEPKEVMLAAIACNLFVILSMITTVWCTFDPAGRSWVKMKKYQRSMRESESRFNYKRSGSRSRNWRQRKVIRAYQDSWDHRCRLLFCCMGNSDRSRNSFTDIARLLSDFFRDLDVVPSDVVAGLVLLRKFQKLEREVIVRQQKNGTHKFLSGVPINAGTKFLALNDSGDYDHFQTVIRYMYFAQGAYGWPMYLMSHSSTGVCQLASELRYCFCRRNTVDVVDDNCCFCNYAALKKMLELGEVEVIYATYHVDIAETPFFVAIDYNYNKIVISIRGTLSMKDVLTDLNAEGEPLPLNPPREDWLGHKGMVQAAIYIKQKLEEENLIQRALKHNPARGTQRFGLILVGHSLGAGTASILAILMKQQYDVLHCYSYSPPGGLLSMPAVEYSKSFITSVVVGKDVVPRIGLYQMEALRADLINAIQRSIDPKWKTIACSAICCCCGPEPTSVMMMSTKDSNVQRYKQERNSARQSTVHPNDNSIALTLHHPLYPPGRIIHIVRHHPIQEEQMLKKRDPVYQAIWADNKDFDEVLISPVMIQDHMPDTVLAALEKVVASIGPQKPNRQFTNPPLISTDTEEGSRTAGEQSILQRGESLNSAALGQHQIDISKPSSIADSVLGPHSAQSSLVEDSGIPKSISGPSEVTTVILAEVQSAVPSTMATVTRVPSVTSGTAAKTLNFIASANPTRNDMYLMFQPTTSGGTAAYRADNLSLGITRRNSYEIQKIDLIHDDWFGMAPLASPESLSELSSISSRASISTGMTGGLDKALENGKEPRPMRVGDLQAVESQLHTPKVLRRTPKVSGNLSTCAEDARTVYQYKRMGKIFVLNQPSSDSSTTLESYDNEQPVNTMEENGILATISEKNIPPLASNGNKSILVPDILNENATETRRAFGKVSDNATRCSSSCPTCPCRSTPHGKCCQKFNHRECYNYKYTSFNIFKFSKPSEVASGNAFINKGLQPDSNAGASGWPPNDWSASSSQAGNEDNNNVYPIHTVPALPSPPVKAGLLESHFPVFYNKNGNNSDTTKASYSKSIKPITPIKLAGTQETLATTIEIRNETFPLLVNLAEHSSPNSGFGRRKNTVHPTERHIIAVDGFNPTGTESVESHGSPVSSCASLTTNKHIPQARKNESNV
- the LOC125772379 gene encoding diacylglycerol lipase-alpha isoform X1, whose amino-acid sequence is MPGIVVFQRRWSVGSDDLVVPGLFLLVIHFIWLVVLMVMTLTFHFDRTENCVLQLWYFQIGYMVLLAVCMCLELSICVVSMRGSILDTEPRASMQYLLYGRVLLMLIDLGLLTVGITWLRDNYATCPAAEPKEVMLAAIACNLFVILSMITTVWCTFDPAGRSWVKMKKYQRSMRESESRFNYKRSGSRSRNWRQRKVIRAYQDSWDHRCRLLFCCMGNSDRSRNSFTDIARLLSDFFRDLDVVPSDVVAGLVLLRKFQKLEREVIVRQQKNGTHKFLSGVPINAGTKFLALNDSGDYDHFQTVIRYMYFAQGAYGWPMYLMSHSSTGVCQLASELRYCFCRRNTVDVVDDNCCFCNYAALKKMLELGEVEVIYATYHVDIAETPFFVAIDYNYNKIVISIRGTLSMKDVLTDLNAEGEPLPLNPPREDWLGHKGMVQAAIYIKQKLEEENLIQRALKHNPARGTQRFGLILVGHSLGAGTASILAILMKQQYDVLHCYSYSPPGGLLSMPAVEYSKSFITSVVVGKDVVPRIGLYQMEALRADLINAIQRSIDPKWKTIACSAICCCCGPEPTSVMMMSTKDSNVQRYKQERNSARQSTVHPNDNSIALTLHHPLYPPGRIIHIVRHHPIQEEQMLKKRDPVYQAIWADNKDFDEVLISPVMIQDHMPDTVLAALEKVVASIGPQKPNRQFTNPPLISTDTEEGSRTAGEQSIVSQTLQPNLASPVVQHKICLETSFTNMQLLQLQRGESLNSAALGQHQIDISKPSSIADSVLGPHSAQSSLVEDSGIPKSISGPSEVTTVILAEVQSAVPSTMATVTRVPSVTSGTAAKTLNFIASANPTRNDMYLMFQPTTSGGTAAYRADNLSLGITRRNSYEIQKIDLIHDDWFGMAPLASPESLSELSSISSRASISTGMTGGLDKALENGKEPRPMRVGDLQAVESQLHTPKVLRRTPKVSGNLSTCAEDARTVYQYKRMGKIFVLNQPSSDSSTTLESYDNEQPVNTMEENGILATISEKNIPPLASNGNKSILVPDILNENATETRRAFGKVSDNATRCSSSCPTCPCRSTPHGKCCQKFNHRECYNYKYTSFNIFKFSKPSEVASGNAFINKGLQPDSNAGASGWPPNDWSASSSQAGNEDNNNVYPIHTVPALPSPPVKAGLLESHFPVFYNKNGNNSDTTKASYSKSIKPITPIKLAGTQETLATTIEIRNETFPLLVNLAEHSSPNSGFGRRKNTVHPTERHIIAVDGFNPTGTESVESHGSPVSSCASLTTNKHIPQARKNESNV
- the LOC125773133 gene encoding uncharacterized protein LOC125773133; protein product: MHPQEEAMDVDEVPENMNSNFNAIRKRTRNGSRIRNLNVSLAKREHKNVSRHMRTNEATCTVWLFLKLLLIVACVGVLIVYVNNSDKLGQHLKNNYYMAYEQLSQLSNDLCTKRQANFTPILELIDGNIIGQQHLHGELDEWFRTVGNSSFSCALFVGATGVGKSFTANIIAKHYPYPMNVLHVSGKEFSDEKRRHAAFKMAVFKILQEALSQGKCTYYMLVLDYLSHDDMPFVRKISDRLRVLSNSHHLMLQALFVFRGTARNLDKDTIQQTIPEARFIKFARLGRNELEYCIRREALKIGIDLRDRDYIVELVANQINETRHGCKPVRAKLSLYSV